One window of the Salvia miltiorrhiza cultivar Shanhuang (shh) chromosome 6, IMPLAD_Smil_shh, whole genome shotgun sequence genome contains the following:
- the LOC130988469 gene encoding ATP-dependent DNA helicase Q-like 3, protein MSKSALPLQNVRGPEKQVTKKEALVKLLRWHFGHSDFRGNQLEAIQAVLSGRDCFCLMPTGGGKSLCYQIPALAKTGIVLVVSPLIALMENQVMALKEKGIAVEYLSSTQTVKVKNKIYENLESGKPSLRLLYVTPELIATSGFMSKLMKIHGRGLLNLIAIDEAHCVSTWGHDFRPSYRKLSSLRNHLPGIPVLALTATAVPKVQEDVIESLSLQKPLVLKSSFNRPNIYYEVRYKDLMDDPYSDLCNYLKSCGNVCAIVYCLERTACDDLAVHLSAKGIPCSAYHAGLNSKVRSSVLDDWISSRTQVVVATVAFGYGIDRKDVRVVCHFNIPKSMEAFYQESGRAGRDQLPSRSLLYFGVDDRRKMEFILGKAANKKSHSSSLEEGSPKKFLAEFHKMIEYCEEAGCRRKKILESFGEEVTASLCGKTCDSCKHPDMVSKYLEELTSTAAFQYKNGSSRIYITSASDTYGDEQLSEFWNRNDEASGSEEEISDSDDATEIAKSVANSGKSSKWRLDERMESLQHAEDNYYRSKDNQDKKVNKVDKNSIPGTLRDSAKQRLLNIMKQNQHLSSTSKVDFVTSAETLEIECYQKYEKSGKSFYLSQMASTVRWLSAATPDELTKRIGTTTSMSTEAVKPEADCSFSPSSSFISAVTPAHEENGSGSIESNSAVLADTLPPPILSFSEFINRRKATDEQVSTSKRQPKDGVSQGMEKKAKS, encoded by the exons ATGAGTAAATCAGCATTGCCCCTGCAAAATGTGCGTGGGCCGGAGAAGCAGGTGACCAAGAAGGAAGCTTTGGTGAAGCTTCTGCGGTGGCATTTTGGTCATTCTGATTTCCGAGGGAATCAGTTGGAAGCCATTCAAGCTGTTCTATCAG GTAGAGATTGTTTTTGTCTGATGCCGACAGGTGGAGGAAAGTCACTTTGTTATCAGATTCCTGCCCTTGCGAAAACAGGGATTGTGCTTGTTGTTAGTCCTTTGATAG CCCTCATG gAGAATCAAGTAATGGCATTGAAAGAAAAAGGGATTGCTGTTGAATATCTCTCTTCAACTCAGACTGTCAAAGTCAAGAATAAG ATCTATGAAAACCTTGAATCTGGAAAGCCATCTTTGCGTTTATTGTATGTTACACCTGAACTGATTGCCACATCAGGATTTATGTCAAAGCTGATGAAGATTCATGGCAGAGGGTTGCTAAATCTTATAGCAATTGATGAG GCACATTGCGTATCAACATGGGGCCATGATTTCAG GCCAAGCTACAGAAAGCTTTCTTCTCTGAGGAATCATTTACCTGGAATACCAGTTCTAGCATTGACAGCAACAGCTGTTCCCAA GGTTCAGGAGGACGTGATAGAGTCCTTGTCTTTGCAGAAACCTCTTGTTCTAAAGTCATCATTCAATCGtccaaatatttattatgaag TTCGTTATAAAGATCTGATGGATGATCCATATTCTGATCTTTGCAATTATCTGAAGTCCTGCGGAAATGTTTGTGCAATTGTTTATTGCCTTGAGCGCACAGCTTGTGATGATCTGGCAGTCCACCTATCTGCAAAAGGAATTCCTTGCTCAG CATATCATGCAGGATTGAACAGTAAAGTCCGGAGTTCTGTCTTGGATGACTGGATCTCCTCTAGAACACAAGTAGTTGTGGCTACAGTGGCTTTTGGGTAT GGTATAGATAGGAAAGATGTCAGAGTTGTTTGCCATTTTAATATTCCCAAGTCCATGGAAGCCTTCTACCAAGAGTCAGGTCGAGCTGGTCGTGATCAATTGCCTTCTCGAAGTCTGTTGTATTTTGGAGTTGATGATCGTAGAAAAATG GAATTTATCCTGGGTAAGGCCGCAAACAAGAAATCACATTCTTCAAGCTTGGAGGAGGGTTCCCCCAAGAAGTTCTTAGCTGAGTTCCATAAG ATGATTGAATACTGTGAGGAGGCAGGCTGCCGGAGAAAAAAGATCCTTGAAAGTTTTGGGGAAGAG GTAACAGCATCATTATGTGGGAAAACTTGTGACTCTTGCAAACACCCTGATATGGTCTCAAAGTATCTGGAGGAGCTTACAAGTACTGCTgcttttcaatataaaaatgGGTCATCTCGAATATACATAACCAG TGCTTCAGACACCTATGGTGATGAACAATTATCAGAGTTCTGGAATCGAAATGATGAAGCTAGTGGATCTGAGGAAGAAATTTCTGATTCTGATG ATGCCACAGAAATTGCAAAAAGTGTAGCAAATTCAGGCAAATCATCCAAATGGAGACTAGATGAAAGAATGGAGTCATTGCAGCATGCGGAAGATAATTATTATCGGAGTAAAGATAACCAAGATAAAAAG GTCAATAAGGTGGACAAAAATTCCATACCCGGGACACTTAGAGATTCAGCAAAGCAGAGGTTACTAAATATAATGAAGCAAAACCAGCATCTTTCCAGCACTTCAAA GGTTGACTTTGTGACATCTGCTGAGACACTCGAGATTGAATGTTACCAGAAATATGAGAAAAGCGGGAAGTCATTTTATTTATCCCAGATGGCAAGTACCGTTAGATGGCTGTCAGCAGCGACCCCTGATGAACTAACAAAAAGAATTGGTACCACTACTAGTATGTCAACAGAGGCTGTTAAACCTGAAGCAGATTGCTCTTTCTCACCATCCTCATCATTCATCTCAGCAGTCACACCAGCTCATGAAGAGAATGGAAGTGGTAGCATTGAATCAAATTCTGCTGTTCTCGCGGATACATTACCGCCACCAATTTTGTCATTCTCAGAATTCATAAACAGGAGAAAAGCAACGGATGAGCAGGTTTCAACATCTAAAAGACAGCCCAAGGATGGAGTTAGCCAAGGTATGGAGAAGAAAGCTAAGTCGTAG
- the LOC130988470 gene encoding uncharacterized protein LOC130988470, with protein MQDISAQLHKTLIQNQTSGFKHFTTPSTMASTLTAPQVDNLHHFIGKNYEISLNQSIENLLTSVRKSNVQNSINFVSEFQEFVQSKPDPPLESIWVYAALNFSSQKTEPFSRLSEIRDSFQLIVSCSASCNAIKSIALVAPVIYNLHKLILDLKSIQLGSKKERKICGEIKSLVDSVLGYINVCYSGFDQNFDELEGLNRPLLDLISFWLVGNGDEAMNAESLRVFFPLLSDDIANRVSAEGCEMIDLAGFVIAEAFLLKLCWKICEEGFGEKVQNDLRYWIVGSVTGLRSSYFYATLLRMLLEPVLPISSLVNLEHLDDLKKVLFHALLLVDYSFLSPGSLGKLPAKHAKRVMVTKLIANHEAIESFREQGDQTKTIAYLDAFANSSLPSLIIKWIRNELGSEFSTIEPTGTSPRAFIRWMLNIENKGIKIFDDDMSKFCSAFDSKEASEQLADMEGGRKPDSDLLFYMDYKGREECGSEEDEEMSGRMNAAFTSAAHSMGLSEQGGRKRKTKDGKKRKKVKFVKYNISEQPSLSKGGNDDSDGASDLENPSSDMEVRD; from the exons ATGCAGGACATCTCCGCCCAACTTCATAAAACCCTAATTCAAAATCAAACATCAGGGTTTAAGCACTTCACCACACCTTCAACCATGGCGTCAACCCTAACTGCACCCCAAGTTGACAATCTCCACCATTTCATCGGCAAAAACTACGAAATTTCCCTCAACCAGTCAATCGAAAATCTCTTAACCTCTGTACGAAAATCCAATGTCCAGAATTCCATTAATTTTGTCTCTGAGTTTCAAGAATTTGTGCAGTCTAAACCCGACCCGCCTCTGGAAAGCATCTGGGTTTATGCAGCTCTGAATTTTAGCTCGCAAAAAACCGAACCTTTCAGCCGTCTCTCAGAAATTAGAGATTCGTTTCAGCTTATAGTTTCTTGCTCCGCTTCTTGCAATGCGATAAAGAGCATAGCTTTAGTTGCGCCTGTTATATACAATTTGCATAAGCTCATCCTTGATTTGAAGAGCATTCAGTTGGGGTCCAAGAAAGAGAGGAAAATATGTGGagaaatcaaaagtttagtGGACTCCGTTTTAGGTTATATAAATGTCTGCTATAGTGGATTTGATCAAAATTTTGATGAGTTGGAGGGTTTGAACAGGCCGCTTCTTGATTTGATTAGTTTTTGGTTGGTGGGTAATGGTGATGAGGCCATGAATGCAGAATCTTTGAGGGTGTTTTTTCCACTCTTGAGCGATGACATTGCAAACAGGGTTAGTGCTGAAGGATGTGAGATGATTGATCTTGCAGGCTTTGTGATTGCTGAGGCGTTTCTGTTGAAGTTGTGCTGGAAAATTTGCGAAGAGGGTTTCGGGGAGAAGGTGCAGAATGACCTCAGATATTGGATTGTTGGTTCTGTTACTGGGCTGCGCAGCTCGTATTTCTACG CCACTCTTCTAAGAATGCTTTTGGAACCAGTTTTGCCTATAAGCTCCCTTGTG AACCTTGAACATTTGGATGATTTGAAGAAAGTTCTTTTTCATGCACTGTTACTGGTGGACTATTCTTTCCTCAGTCCCGGAAGCTTAGGGAAACTGCCAGCAAAGCATGCCAAACGTGTCATGGTTACCAAATTGATTGCCAATCACGAAGCAATTGAGTCATTTAG GGAACAAGGAGACCAGACGAAAACTATTGCCTATCTGGATGCATTCGCTAATTCTAGTTTGCCTAGCTTAATAATTAAATGGATCAGGAATGAGCTTGGCAGCGAATTCAGCACCATTGAACCGACAGGAACATCACCACGAGCATTTATAA GATGGATGCTGAACATAGAGAACAAAGGAATAAAGATATTCGATGACGATATGTCAAAATTCTGTAGTGCGTTTGACTCAAAGGAGGCCTCGGAGCAGCTTGCAGACATGGAAGGAGGGAGGAAGCCTGATTCTGATCTGCTCTTTTACATGGACTACAAGGGTCGAGAAGAATGTGGAAGcgaggaagatgaagaaatgAGCGGAAGAATGAATGCTGCGTTTACATCTGCTGCCCACTCAATGGGGTTGTCGGAGCAAGGTGGAAGAAAACGGAAGACGAAAGAtggtaaaaaaagaaagaaggtaAAGTTTGTCAAGTATAATATTAGTGAACAGCCTTCGTTATCAAAAGGGGGAAACGATGATTCTGATGGCGCCAGTGACCTTGAAAATCCATCCTCGGATATGGAAGTGAGGGATTGA
- the LOC130988471 gene encoding uncharacterized protein LOC130988471 — MTKSINSSLLLVLYALMIVCSLTPLSHSAKKPVGIARKEDIPYIKCQVCEKLASQIYHQVEAKRAEVSPKKLSEYEIIEIAENVCNLKKREADWILKIDVVEKGDKLELVEQDSEGQCNSECKTIERACQEVLGYSDTDAAEYLYKKKPQHDALVKFVCKDLTDACSSKPPPVPKDRAPGEPFVAKSEKEAEMERLMKSMEGMPGAPGMKMYSREDLMNQKFGAEDGDEDDDDDAEEFPSNLGKVLRQKTEKESNWKEQITKGILNAGEKLKEQADRVSFRIRRWWQRKKTEWEKSSQSGKAEL; from the exons ATGACGAAATCCATTAATTCATCACTATTGCTAGTGCTATATGCATTAATGATAGTATGCTCATTGACGCCATTATCGCACAGCGCCAAGAAACCAGTAGGAATTGCTAGAAAAGAAGACATTCCATATATAAAATGTCAAGTTTGTGAGAAGTTGGCATCTCAAATATACCACCAAGTTGAAGCTAAACGAGCTGAGGTTTCCCCTAAAAAG TTATCGGAATATGAAATTATAGAAATCGCGGAGAATGTTTGCAATCTGAAGAAACGGGAAGCTGATTGGATACTTAAAATTGacgtagtggagaaaggggatAAACTTGAG CTTGTCGAGCAAGACTCCGAAGGGCAATGCAATTCAGAATGCAAAACAATAGAGCGAGCTTGTCAAGAG GTTTTGGGTTATTCAGATACAGATGCTGCAGAATACTTGTACAAGAAGAAGCCCCAGCATGATGCTCTTGTAAAATTCGTCTGTAAGGACCTGACTGATGCCTGCAGCTCAAAGCCACCACCAGTACCTAAG GATAGGGCTCCTGGAGAGCCATTTGTTGCCAAGTCAGAGAAAGAGGCTGAAATGGAGAGGCTGATGAAATCAATGGAG GGAATGCCAGGAGCACCCGGCATGAAAATGTACTCACGAGAAGACCTGATGAACCAAAAGTTTGGTGCTGAAGATGGAGATGAGGACGACGATGATGATGCAGAAGAGTTCCCTTCAAACTTG GGGAAAGTATTGAGACAAAAAACCGAGAAAGAGAGTAACTGGAAGGAACAGATCACAAAAGGAATCCTCAACGCTGGTGAGAAACTGAAGGAGCAAGCTGATCGCGTCTCATTTAGAATAAGACGGTGGTGGCAAAGGAAGAAAACAGAGTGGGAGAAGAGTTCACAGTCGGGAAAAGCAGAGCTGTAG
- the LOC130988472 gene encoding 1-aminocyclopropane-1-carboxylate synthase 7-like produces MAIEIEQQPSVRLSKVAVSKTHGEDSPYFAGWKAYDENPYHESCNPSGVIQMGLAENQVSFDLLEDYLEQHSDNNSTSRFRENALFQDYHGLLSFRKAMASFMEQIRGGRAKFNPERVVITAGATAANELLTFIIADPGDALLVPTPYYPGFDRDLRWRTGVKIVPVHCDSSNNFEITAAALDAAYEEAEANNIRVRGLLITNPSNPLGATIKRGALEQILDFAARRNIHLVSDEIYSGSAFSPDEFVSVAEILESRNYRDSERVHIVYSLSKDLGLPGFRVGTIYSYNDHVVTTARRMSSFTLISSQTQQLLATMLSDVGFTGNYIKTNRQRLKKRYDMIIDGLRDIGIECLNGNAGLFCWMNLSSLLKEATKQGELELWKLILNEVKLNISPGSSCHCSEPGWFRVCFANMTEHTLQIALTRIQHFMDTRRG; encoded by the exons ATGGCGATTGAGATTGAGCAGCAGCCCTCCGTCCGCCTCTCAAAAGTGGCAGTTTCGAAAACTCACGGCGAAGATTCGCCGTATTTCGCCGGCTGGAAGGCCTACGATGAAAACCCTTACCATGAGTCATGCAACCCCTCCGGCGTCATTCAAATGGGCTTAGCAGAAAATCAG GTTTCGTTTGATTTGCTAGAAGATTATCTGGAGCAGCATTCAGATAATAATAGCACTTCTCGGTTTAGAGAGAATGCACTGTTTCAAGATTATCATGGTTTGCTGTCTTTTAGAAAG GCAATGGCTAGTTTCATGGAGCAAATCAGAGGCGGTAGGGCGAAATTCAACCCTGAGAGAGTCGTCATCACCGCCGGCGCCACCGCCGCCAACGAGCTCCTCACCTTCATCATCGCCGACCCCGGCGACGCCTTGCTCGTTCCAACCCCTTACTATCCAGG GTTCGACAGAGACCTGCGGTGGCGCACCGGCGTGAAGATCGTGCCGGTCCACTGCGACAGCTCGAACAATTTCGAGATCACGGCGGCTGCGCTGGACGCGGCCTACGAAGAAGCAGAAGCGAACAACATAAGAGTGAGAGGGCTTCTGATCACGAATCCATCAAACCCTCTGGGCGCCACCATCAAGCGCGGCGCTCTCGAGCAGATCCTCGACTTCGCGGCGCGCAGGAACATCCACCTGGTCTCCGACGAGATATACTCCGGCTCCGCCTTCTCCCCCGACGAGTTCGTGAGCGTGGCGGAGATTCTGGAATCTCGGAACTACCGGGATTCGGAGAGGGTCCACATTGTGTACAGCCTCTCCAAGGACTTAGGGCTCCCCGGATTTAGGGTTGGGACGATCTACTCCTACAACGACCACGTCGTCACCACGGCGCGGAGGATGTCCAGCTTCACCTTGATCTCCTCGCAGACGCAGCAGCTCCTCGCCACCATGCTCTCCGACGTCGGCTTCACCGGGAACTACATTAAGACGAATCGGCAGAGGCTGAAGAAGAGGTACGACATGATCATCGATGGGCTCAGAGACATCGGAATCGAGTGCTTGAATGGGAACGCGGGGCTGTTTTGCTGGATGAATTTGAGCTCCTTGTTGAAGGAGGCAACTAAACAAGGGGAGTTGGAGCTGTGGAAGTTGATATTGAATGAGGTGAAGCTCAACAtctcgccgggatcttcttgcCATTGCTCCGAGCCCGGCTGGTTTCGAGTTTGCTTTGCTAATATGACTGAGCACACGCTGCAGATTGCGCTCACCAGAATTCAACACTTCATGGACACGAGAAGGGGTTGa